One genomic region from Spirosoma sp. KCTC 42546 encodes:
- the ilvN gene encoding acetolactate synthase small subunit: MTTYTICIFTENTIGLLNRITIIFTRRRINIESLTVSETERKGISRFTIVIKHESREEVEKLVRQIRKIVEVLAVFGYLNDEIVYNEIALFKISTSLGTKSLDVETINKQYKAWVVYWGLDYVVIEKTGNDTEIFDFFAYLKQYEILEFVRSGRVAVGKTEKGLVEYLPEAEWESYL, from the coding sequence ATGACAACTTACACCATTTGCATATTCACGGAAAACACCATCGGGCTGCTGAACCGCATCACGATCATTTTCACGCGACGACGCATTAATATCGAGAGCTTGACCGTATCAGAAACAGAACGGAAAGGTATCTCTCGTTTTACGATTGTGATTAAACACGAATCGCGGGAAGAGGTCGAAAAGCTTGTTCGGCAGATTCGTAAAATCGTAGAAGTGCTGGCGGTATTTGGCTATCTCAACGACGAGATTGTCTATAATGAAATTGCATTATTCAAGATTTCGACATCTCTCGGCACGAAGTCACTGGATGTCGAAACTATCAACAAGCAGTACAAGGCCTGGGTTGTTTACTGGGGCTTGGACTACGTGGTGATTGAAAAGACGGGGAATGACACCGAGATCTTTGATTTTTTCGCTTACCTGAAACAATACGAGATTCTGGAGTTTGTTCGCTCCGGGCGCGTGGCTGTCGGCAAGACCGAGAAGGGTCTGGTCGAGTATCTGCCTGAAGCAGAGTGGGAATCTTACCTGTAG
- the ilvB gene encoding biosynthetic-type acetolactate synthase large subunit, with protein MEAIASVIPETIETQAAPAYINGSHALMKGLLAEGVDTIFGYPGGAIMPVYDALYDYQEQLNHILVRHEQGAGHAAQGYARVTGRAGVCLVTSGPGATNLVTSIADALIDSTPLVCIVGQVAKKLLGTDAFQEADVMGVTMPITKWNYQITDANEVPEILAKAFYIAQSGRPGPVLIDMTKSAQLELMTKPYVYERCQSLVSYRPRRIPKQEQVEAAAKLINSAKRPYILVGHGVQIAKAENELKTFAEKTGIPVATTLLGQSTIPTNHPLYVGWLGMHGNYGPNVMTDHADVIIAIGMRFDDRVTGDASKYIKQAKVVHIEIDPSEIDKIIRADAPVVGDAKEALNALLPLVKPNDHTVWRNEFRKYDAVENETITVPELTSTNGKIRMAEVIDMLSTKTKGESILVTDVGQHQMMASRYYQFRRPNSLVTSGGMGTMGFALPAAFGAQVGAPDRQVVAIIGDGCFQMTLQELGTIVQNKQPVKAIILNNNFLGMVRQWQQLFHERRYSFVELQNPDFITIARGFGMDGQTCSERDNLSDALDTMLNHEGPFLLEVIVEKEENVFPMVPAGASVAQIRLK; from the coding sequence ATGGAAGCAATCGCCAGCGTTATCCCGGAAACTATAGAAACTCAAGCAGCCCCTGCTTACATCAACGGCTCACACGCCCTGATGAAAGGCCTGCTAGCCGAAGGCGTAGATACCATTTTTGGCTACCCTGGTGGAGCCATTATGCCCGTTTACGATGCCCTTTATGACTATCAGGAGCAACTGAATCATATTCTGGTGCGTCATGAGCAGGGTGCTGGTCATGCAGCACAGGGGTATGCGCGCGTAACGGGCCGGGCTGGCGTGTGTCTGGTTACATCGGGCCCAGGAGCAACCAATCTGGTAACTTCTATTGCCGATGCACTGATTGACTCCACGCCACTTGTTTGCATCGTAGGGCAGGTTGCCAAAAAACTATTGGGTACGGATGCGTTTCAGGAAGCCGATGTAATGGGCGTTACGATGCCAATTACCAAGTGGAATTACCAGATCACGGATGCAAACGAAGTGCCAGAAATACTGGCCAAAGCCTTCTACATCGCCCAATCAGGTCGTCCAGGTCCCGTCTTAATCGACATGACCAAGAGTGCACAACTGGAATTGATGACGAAGCCCTACGTGTACGAACGCTGCCAAAGTCTGGTGAGCTATCGGCCGCGTCGGATTCCAAAACAGGAGCAAGTCGAAGCGGCTGCCAAGTTGATCAATTCCGCCAAGCGTCCGTATATACTGGTTGGTCACGGCGTTCAGATTGCCAAAGCCGAAAACGAGCTCAAAACCTTTGCCGAAAAAACGGGTATTCCTGTCGCAACAACCTTACTGGGCCAGTCTACCATTCCAACCAACCACCCACTCTACGTAGGCTGGCTGGGCATGCACGGCAACTATGGCCCCAACGTGATGACGGATCATGCCGACGTAATTATTGCCATTGGTATGCGCTTCGATGACCGGGTTACGGGCGATGCCAGTAAGTACATCAAGCAAGCCAAAGTTGTTCATATCGAGATTGATCCATCGGAAATTGATAAGATCATCCGGGCCGATGCACCTGTAGTTGGTGATGCGAAAGAAGCATTAAACGCACTACTTCCACTCGTAAAACCGAACGACCATACCGTTTGGCGCAACGAGTTCCGAAAATACGATGCCGTTGAGAATGAAACCATTACGGTTCCTGAATTAACCAGCACCAACGGTAAAATTAGAATGGCCGAGGTTATTGACATGCTCTCGACCAAAACTAAGGGTGAATCCATCCTGGTAACCGATGTAGGGCAGCACCAGATGATGGCATCGCGCTATTATCAATTCCGTCGCCCGAACAGTTTAGTCACATCGGGCGGTATGGGAACAATGGGCTTTGCCTTACCTGCCGCCTTTGGTGCGCAGGTTGGCGCTCCCGACCGTCAGGTAGTAGCCATAATTGGCGACGGTTGTTTCCAGATGACCTTACAGGAACTCGGTACTATCGTTCAGAACAAACAGCCAGTTAAGGCAATCATCCTGAATAACAACTTTTTGGGTATGGTTCGTCAGTGGCAACAGCTATTCCATGAGCGTCGGTATTCGTTTGTGGAATTACAAAATCCCGATTTTATCACCATTGCCAGAGGTTTCGGTATGGATGGACAAACGTGTAGTGAACGGGATAACTTATCCGATGCGCTCGACACGATGCTAAACCACGAAGGGCCATTCCTGCTCGAGGTAATCGTTGAGAAAGAAGAGAACGTATTTCCGATGGTGCCAGCCGGTGCCAGCGTAGCGCAAATCAGACTGAAGTAG
- a CDS encoding DUF86 domain-containing protein, which produces MKNDLTYLDHIANSFRKLLEYAEEMTLAEFLSDSKTQDACVRQLEIAGEATKRLSMSVRERFTDIPWKDIAGMRDRLIHQYIDVDLMIVWLVITENATPLLISIETILETLEKERS; this is translated from the coding sequence ATGAAAAATGATCTGACTTATTTGGATCACATCGCAAACAGTTTTAGAAAACTACTGGAATATGCAGAAGAAATGACATTGGCCGAATTTCTGAGTGATTCAAAAACTCAGGATGCTTGTGTCAGACAGCTGGAAATTGCGGGAGAAGCTACCAAACGATTATCAATGTCAGTACGTGAACGCTTCACTGACATACCCTGGAAAGATATAGCAGGAATGAGAGATCGACTCATTCATCAATACATTGATGTCGACCTAATGATTGTTTGGTTAGTAATCACCGAAAATGCAACGCCACTTTTGATTTCTATTGAAACAATTCTTGAAACTCTTGAAAAAGAGAGATCTTAG
- a CDS encoding nucleotidyltransferase family protein gives MTTPTQNQQILNYLKPYQLEWVGIFGSWARGENGPGSDLDILIKFIKPVSLLTFVRMERELSEILSLKVDLVSEGGLKNERMRKSVLADLKLISA, from the coding sequence ATGACAACACCAACCCAAAATCAACAGATTCTCAATTACCTAAAGCCGTATCAGCTTGAGTGGGTTGGAATTTTTGGATCATGGGCGCGAGGAGAAAATGGACCTGGTAGTGACTTGGATATTTTAATAAAATTTATCAAGCCTGTTTCGCTATTAACATTCGTTCGAATGGAGCGAGAGCTCTCAGAGATACTTAGCTTGAAAGTTGATTTAGTATCCGAAGGAGGACTTAAAAACGAGCGTATGAGAAAGAGCGTCTTAGCCGACCTAAAACTGATTTCAGCATGA
- the ilvD gene encoding dihydroxy-acid dehydratase has protein sequence MIAEQPTAELNRFSRTLTQEISNPAAKAMLYGVGLSEDDMQKPQIGIASTGYEGNTCNMHLNGLSVYVKQGIQANGLVGLIFNTIGVSDGMTNGNDGMRYSLPSRDLIADSIESVVTAQWYDGVVTVVGCDKNMPGAVMAMARLDRPGIMVYGGTIRSGHYKGQKLDIVSAFEALGKKYANNISDEDYEGVIKNAIPGAGACGGMYTANTMASSIEAMGLSLPFSSTYPATHEGKQEECKKIGAAMRILLERNITPADIITRKSLENALTIVMVLGGSTNAVLHYLAIARAAGIELTLDEIQAISDRTPLLADLKPSGKYYMEDMLAIGGVPAVTKYLYQNGFIHGDCMTVTGKTVAENLEEASDLNFETQKIVFPLSQPIKATGHIQIMRGNLSPTGGVAKITGKEGLKFDGTAKVCEHEGEVIDALQKGEILPGQVIVIRNAGPKGGPGMSEMLKPTSAIMGAGLGDKVALITDGRFSGGTHGFVVGHVTPEAFDGGPIALVHNGDRITIDATTRELTLHISDEEMAQRKSEWKQPAPPFTKGVLGKYIRNVKSASEGCVTDEA, from the coding sequence ATGATTGCCGAACAGCCAACTGCCGAACTAAATCGTTTTAGTCGTACCCTAACCCAGGAAATTAGTAACCCAGCCGCCAAAGCAATGCTTTATGGAGTGGGCCTGAGTGAGGACGACATGCAGAAGCCCCAAATTGGCATTGCCAGCACGGGCTATGAAGGAAACACCTGCAACATGCACCTGAACGGGCTCTCTGTCTACGTGAAACAGGGAATTCAGGCAAATGGACTGGTAGGCTTGATTTTCAATACCATCGGTGTATCCGATGGCATGACGAACGGCAACGATGGTATGCGCTATTCGCTACCCAGCCGTGACCTGATTGCAGATTCCATTGAATCGGTTGTGACGGCCCAATGGTACGATGGCGTTGTAACGGTTGTTGGCTGCGACAAAAATATGCCCGGTGCTGTAATGGCCATGGCTCGTTTAGATCGGCCTGGTATTATGGTGTATGGCGGTACGATTCGTTCAGGCCATTATAAAGGACAGAAATTAGATATCGTTTCGGCCTTTGAAGCGCTTGGCAAAAAATACGCCAATAACATCTCCGACGAAGATTACGAAGGCGTAATTAAAAACGCCATTCCTGGTGCCGGGGCGTGTGGCGGCATGTATACAGCCAACACCATGGCCAGCAGCATCGAAGCGATGGGATTGAGCCTACCTTTTAGCAGCACTTATCCAGCAACGCACGAAGGCAAGCAGGAAGAGTGCAAGAAAATTGGAGCCGCTATGCGGATATTGCTCGAACGCAACATCACGCCAGCCGACATCATTACCCGTAAATCGCTAGAAAATGCACTGACTATTGTGATGGTGCTCGGTGGATCAACCAATGCCGTATTGCACTATCTGGCCATTGCGCGAGCCGCTGGCATCGAGCTTACCCTCGACGAAATCCAGGCAATAAGCGACCGCACTCCCCTACTCGCCGATTTGAAGCCCAGTGGCAAATATTACATGGAGGATATGCTCGCTATTGGGGGCGTTCCAGCCGTAACGAAATACTTGTATCAGAATGGATTTATTCATGGCGATTGTATGACCGTAACGGGTAAAACCGTCGCTGAGAATCTGGAAGAAGCGTCTGATCTAAATTTCGAAACGCAGAAGATCGTGTTCCCGCTGAGTCAGCCGATTAAAGCAACCGGCCACATTCAGATTATGCGCGGGAATCTTTCACCAACGGGCGGTGTCGCTAAAATTACAGGAAAAGAAGGCCTGAAATTTGATGGTACTGCCAAAGTGTGTGAACATGAAGGCGAAGTAATTGACGCGCTTCAGAAAGGTGAAATTCTGCCAGGGCAAGTGATTGTCATTCGCAATGCTGGTCCTAAAGGTGGCCCCGGTATGAGCGAAATGCTGAAACCAACCTCAGCTATCATGGGCGCAGGGCTGGGCGACAAAGTAGCGTTAATCACCGATGGTCGTTTCTCCGGTGGTACTCACGGCTTTGTAGTCGGACACGTTACCCCCGAAGCCTTCGACGGTGGCCCGATTGCCCTGGTGCACAACGGCGACCGCATTACCATTGACGCAACAACCCGCGAACTGACGCTACATATTTCAGATGAAGAGATGGCGCAGCGTAAAAGCGAATGGAAACAACCTGCTCCTCCTTTCACAAAAGGTGTATTGGGCAAATACATTCGGAATGTGAAATCAGCCAGCGAAGGCTGTGTGACGGATGAAGCGTAG
- the murQ gene encoding N-acetylmuramic acid 6-phosphate etherase, with amino-acid sequence MTTETASHYDHLEQMSVHDLLTNINKEDKTVPLAVEKAIPQIEALVTEIVKRMKQGGRLIYIGAGTSGRLGVVDASECPPTYGVPHDLVIGLMAGGDGAIRKAVEFAEDDAEQAWKDIAPYQPDEHDTVIGIAASGRTPYVIGGLQEARKAGLLTGCIVCNEGSAVAQAAEYPVEVVTGPEFVTGSTRMKAGTAQKLALNMISTSVMIQLGRVRGNKMVDMQLTNIKLQDRAAKMVMSEIGVGREEAEALLAKFGNVRGAIDGFAQMKK; translated from the coding sequence ATGACAACAGAAACAGCCTCGCACTACGACCATCTAGAGCAAATGTCGGTTCACGACTTGCTGACTAATATTAATAAGGAAGACAAAACCGTACCACTTGCTGTTGAGAAGGCCATTCCGCAGATTGAAGCGCTGGTGACGGAAATTGTCAAACGCATGAAACAGGGTGGTCGACTCATTTATATTGGAGCCGGAACCAGCGGTCGGCTTGGCGTTGTCGATGCCTCCGAATGCCCGCCAACCTATGGTGTACCCCATGATTTAGTCATTGGTCTGATGGCGGGTGGCGATGGCGCGATTCGCAAAGCGGTCGAGTTTGCCGAGGATGATGCCGAACAGGCCTGGAAAGATATTGCGCCTTATCAGCCAGATGAACACGATACCGTTATTGGTATTGCGGCTTCGGGTCGAACGCCTTATGTTATTGGTGGGTTGCAGGAAGCCCGCAAAGCTGGCCTGCTAACGGGGTGTATTGTTTGTAACGAAGGGTCGGCAGTGGCACAAGCTGCTGAATATCCCGTGGAAGTAGTTACAGGGCCGGAATTTGTAACGGGCAGCACCCGTATGAAAGCCGGGACTGCGCAGAAACTGGCGCTGAATATGATTTCGACTTCCGTTATGATTCAGTTGGGCCGGGTGAGGGGTAATAAAATGGTCGATATGCAACTGACGAATATTAAGTTACAGGATCGGGCCGCCAAGATGGTGATGAGCGAGATAGGTGTTGGCCGGGAAGAAGCTGAAGCGCTATTGGCGAAATTTGGAAATGTTCGTGGAGCGATTGACGGATTTGCGCAGATGAAAAAGTAA
- a CDS encoding AGE family epimerase/isomerase, with protein MLDFLKLSATYQQALLRQVVPFWLKHGRDEQCGGYFDLLSTTGEVIEGDKCITQQAQQTWAFAWLYNTLDGQPTWLEHAQHGATFLSQFAHTDTLSCYAQLDRRGRAVAASTDAIPDCSVVMAYAQLHRATGNDEWAMLAKQTFTGLLQHRDEIRAEQAETIGGFRQIRHLSEPIAVLKTVLEMQPLLSEETWKQALDGVVQELLNEFVDRRTDVLREFILPEGAFVNTPEGRRVNVGLTFQTASYLLDFSAESGLPRTGSSTITNRKLATQLVGWCLRLCEQAWDELAGGGLNQYIDVKQQPLLFPDGRQKWAWVQVEAMATLVKCYVYTRQPDCLKWFKRIHDYSFHNFPDAKHSGWHIAVDQHGQPLVSAKSLSAVGCFSLIRCLAETAQLLTKCEPIQPRQTGTRVLH; from the coding sequence TTGCTTGATTTTCTTAAACTCTCTGCTACCTATCAACAGGCACTGCTTCGGCAGGTTGTGCCGTTCTGGCTCAAACATGGCCGGGATGAGCAATGTGGAGGGTATTTCGATTTACTATCAACCACGGGAGAGGTAATTGAAGGAGATAAATGCATTACGCAGCAGGCTCAGCAAACATGGGCGTTCGCCTGGCTTTATAATACCCTTGATGGGCAGCCGACCTGGCTGGAACACGCCCAACATGGAGCTACATTCTTAAGTCAGTTTGCCCATACAGATACCCTTTCCTGCTACGCCCAACTCGACCGGCGAGGTCGAGCCGTAGCCGCTTCAACAGATGCCATTCCTGACTGTTCGGTGGTTATGGCCTATGCTCAGCTCCACCGTGCCACCGGCAATGATGAGTGGGCCATGCTAGCTAAACAAACCTTTACAGGCCTGCTTCAGCATCGCGACGAAATTAGGGCTGAACAAGCCGAAACTATTGGCGGCTTCCGACAAATCCGACACTTAAGCGAACCCATCGCCGTACTTAAAACAGTATTGGAGATGCAGCCACTTTTGAGCGAAGAAACCTGGAAACAAGCTTTAGATGGGGTTGTCCAGGAATTACTGAACGAGTTTGTCGATCGCCGGACGGATGTACTTCGTGAGTTTATTTTACCTGAAGGCGCATTCGTTAACACCCCAGAAGGTCGCCGGGTCAATGTTGGGCTGACCTTCCAAACTGCTAGTTATCTTCTTGATTTTTCTGCGGAAAGTGGTTTGCCTAGAACAGGTTCCAGTACAATTACGAACCGAAAACTGGCAACGCAGCTTGTAGGCTGGTGTTTACGCCTTTGCGAACAAGCGTGGGATGAACTTGCAGGGGGGGGATTAAATCAATATATCGACGTTAAACAGCAACCACTTCTGTTCCCGGACGGACGACAGAAATGGGCTTGGGTACAGGTTGAGGCAATGGCTACTCTTGTAAAATGTTATGTGTATACACGCCAGCCTGATTGCTTAAAGTGGTTCAAACGGATTCATGATTACAGCTTCCATAATTTTCCTGATGCGAAACACAGCGGTTGGCATATAGCCGTCGATCAGCATGGCCAACCCTTGGTATCGGCCAAGTCGCTTTCTGCCGTTGGGTGTTTTTCGCTTATCCGTTGCTTGGCCGAAACAGCGCAGCTATTAACGAAATGTGAGCCAATTCAACCCCGACAAACAGGCACCCGTGTTCTCCATTAA
- the lon gene encoding endopeptidase La, with protein MNSQKEFATRLLLADFDSDNLEIVPLGSPEGLDEDYELPANLPILPVRNTVLFPGMVIPVTVGRAKSIRLVKKAYKGNRIIGVTAQLNQQKDEPTADDLYRFGTVAYIIKMITLPDGNITIIIQGKKRFEIQQITQEEPFITAQVRQIDDAFPSVNKKEGKAMLQSLKDAAYKILRLNPEIPQEARIALDNIESSTFLLHFLSSNINADVADKQRLLELTDGSQQASLLLEYMLREVQLLELKREIQSKASSDLDQQQRDYYLRQQMKVLQDELGMDNPDREIDELRMKADKKKWPTEVRSHFDKELNKLQRINPMAPEYPVTMNYVELMVDLPWNEFTKDNFDLKRAQKILDGDHFGLEKVKERIIEYLAVLKLKNDMKAPILCLYGPPGVGKTSLGKSVAKALGRKYSRMALGGVHDEAEIRGHRKTYIGAMPGKIIQNIRKCGTANPVFILDEIDKVSSDFRGDPSSALLEVLDPEQNSTFMDNYLETEFDLSRVLFIATANSLDTIHPALRDRMEIIDIAGYTVEEKVQIAKKYLVPKQRKDHGLKPKDLVIEDKAILRIIEGYTRESGVRNLEQKIGALIRKIAKSIAMEEDYNHTVKATDISKMLGAEIFDKELYADDDIAGIVTGLAWTQVGGEILLIESSLSRGKGVLTLSGQLGDVMKESAVTALSYLKAHADELGIDYRVFNHYDLHIHIPAGAVPKDGPSAGITMLTSMTSIYTQRKVKPYLAMTGEVTLRGKVLPVGGIKEKILAANRAGIKEIILCSKNRKDIEEINQSYIKDLTFHYADTVDQVLNIALLPGQVGKPMKFILPEEREHREVEKVY; from the coding sequence ATGAATTCACAAAAAGAATTTGCGACCCGTTTACTGTTGGCCGATTTTGATTCGGATAATTTAGAAATTGTGCCTCTCGGATCACCTGAAGGGTTAGATGAAGACTATGAGTTACCGGCAAACCTTCCCATTCTTCCGGTTCGCAATACAGTGTTGTTTCCAGGTATGGTAATTCCCGTCACGGTAGGGCGGGCAAAGTCGATTCGGCTGGTAAAAAAAGCCTATAAAGGCAACCGAATTATTGGTGTAACGGCACAGCTTAATCAACAGAAAGACGAACCCACCGCCGATGACCTGTACCGGTTCGGAACGGTGGCCTATATTATTAAAATGATTACCCTGCCTGATGGCAATATCACCATTATTATTCAGGGAAAGAAGCGCTTTGAAATTCAGCAAATCACTCAGGAAGAACCGTTTATAACGGCGCAGGTTCGTCAGATTGACGACGCCTTCCCGAGCGTTAATAAAAAAGAAGGAAAAGCAATGCTGCAATCGCTGAAAGATGCAGCTTATAAGATCCTCCGTCTTAACCCCGAAATTCCACAGGAAGCCCGGATTGCTTTAGATAATATAGAAAGTTCGACCTTTTTGCTACATTTCCTGTCATCGAACATCAATGCTGATGTAGCTGATAAACAGCGCCTTCTGGAATTGACCGATGGAAGCCAGCAGGCAAGCTTACTGCTCGAATACATGCTTCGTGAAGTGCAATTGCTGGAACTGAAACGCGAAATTCAGTCAAAAGCCTCGTCAGATCTCGACCAGCAGCAACGCGACTACTACCTGCGTCAGCAGATGAAAGTCCTGCAGGATGAGCTTGGTATGGACAACCCCGACCGTGAGATTGATGAACTGCGCATGAAAGCTGATAAAAAGAAATGGCCTACCGAAGTTCGGAGTCATTTCGATAAAGAGCTTAACAAGTTGCAGCGTATCAACCCGATGGCGCCGGAATATCCGGTGACGATGAATTACGTCGAGCTGATGGTTGATCTACCCTGGAACGAGTTCACCAAAGATAATTTCGACCTGAAGCGCGCCCAGAAAATTCTGGATGGTGACCACTTTGGCCTGGAAAAAGTGAAAGAACGGATCATTGAGTACTTAGCCGTTCTGAAACTTAAAAACGATATGAAGGCCCCAATCCTGTGCCTTTACGGCCCTCCGGGTGTGGGTAAAACCTCATTGGGTAAGTCGGTGGCAAAGGCCCTGGGCCGAAAATATAGCCGCATGGCACTAGGTGGCGTTCACGATGAAGCCGAAATTCGGGGTCACCGTAAAACGTACATCGGGGCTATGCCGGGTAAGATTATCCAGAATATCCGTAAATGTGGGACAGCCAATCCAGTTTTTATTCTGGATGAGATCGATAAGGTAAGTTCTGATTTCCGGGGCGATCCATCTTCAGCTTTGCTCGAAGTACTGGATCCAGAGCAGAACTCAACCTTCATGGACAATTACCTCGAAACCGAGTTCGATCTCTCGCGGGTATTGTTCATTGCAACGGCTAACTCACTTGATACCATTCACCCCGCCCTGCGCGACCGGATGGAGATCATCGATATTGCAGGCTATACGGTTGAAGAAAAAGTGCAGATTGCCAAAAAGTACCTAGTTCCAAAACAGCGGAAAGATCACGGACTGAAGCCTAAAGATTTAGTGATTGAAGATAAAGCTATTCTTCGCATCATTGAAGGCTATACTCGGGAGTCAGGTGTACGGAATCTGGAGCAGAAAATTGGCGCACTCATCAGAAAAATAGCCAAATCCATTGCGATGGAGGAGGACTATAACCATACGGTTAAAGCGACCGATATTTCTAAAATGCTCGGTGCCGAGATTTTTGATAAGGAACTCTACGCCGATGACGATATCGCTGGCATAGTAACGGGCTTAGCCTGGACACAGGTTGGGGGCGAAATCCTGCTTATCGAATCAAGCCTGAGCCGGGGAAAAGGGGTTCTGACCCTGTCTGGTCAATTGGGAGATGTTATGAAGGAATCAGCCGTTACGGCTCTCTCCTACCTGAAAGCCCATGCCGATGAACTGGGTATCGACTATCGAGTCTTTAATCATTACGATCTGCACATCCATATTCCTGCCGGAGCCGTACCCAAAGACGGGCCATCAGCAGGAATCACGATGCTGACCTCCATGACGTCGATTTACACCCAACGCAAAGTGAAGCCGTACCTGGCTATGACGGGCGAGGTGACGCTTCGGGGCAAGGTACTTCCCGTAGGCGGCATCAAAGAAAAGATTCTGGCAGCTAATCGGGCAGGTATTAAAGAAATTATTCTCTGCTCGAAAAACCGGAAAGACATTGAGGAAATCAACCAGTCCTATATCAAAGACCTGACTTTCCACTATGCCGATACAGTAGATCAGGTGTTGAACATTGCCTTGCTACCTGGTCAGGTTGGCAAACCCATGAAATTCATATTGCCCGAAGAACGAGAACACCGCGAAGTAGAGAAAGTGTATTGA
- a CDS encoding DUF6702 family protein, whose protein sequence is MRLCVLIIISTASRSAHEFHASVTQMQYNAKDRVFEISVRIFTDDFEKALSAASNSKINLDGPPAKHDPLIEKYIQAHFSYVSPQKQTKPVKYVGHEVEADANWLYLEMPYTEPFKGGLLKQNVLMELFDDQVNMVNVQYQGQKKTFVFRKNQPVQDISFD, encoded by the coding sequence TTGCGCCTTTGCGTTTTAATAATCATTTCGACAGCCAGTCGGTCGGCGCACGAATTTCATGCCAGTGTGACCCAGATGCAGTACAATGCGAAAGATCGAGTCTTCGAAATTAGTGTTCGGATCTTCACCGATGATTTTGAGAAAGCACTTTCAGCCGCATCAAACAGTAAAATTAATTTAGATGGCCCACCCGCTAAACACGATCCTCTAATCGAGAAATACATACAGGCCCATTTCTCGTATGTATCCCCACAGAAGCAGACGAAACCGGTCAAATACGTTGGTCACGAAGTAGAAGCGGATGCAAACTGGCTCTACCTGGAAATGCCTTATACAGAGCCTTTTAAAGGTGGATTATTGAAGCAAAACGTGCTGATGGAGCTATTTGACGACCAGGTAAACATGGTTAATGTGCAGTATCAGGGACAGAAAAAAACGTTCGTTTTCCGTAAAAATCAGCCTGTTCAGGACATTTCGTTCGATTAA